One window of Paralichthys olivaceus isolate ysfri-2021 chromosome 20, ASM2471397v2, whole genome shotgun sequence genomic DNA carries:
- the LOC109631566 gene encoding calaxin-like, translating to MSAMKRKSLHTLAETLSKQVQHFSKTEVEALIGLYHDLLGESAAPGRAVTGLDRSKFRNFLFKTFEMTDSMIMDEVFRTFDKDNDSFISKKEWVEGLSVLLRGTLEEKIKYCFHVYDLNGDYYISKEEMFHMLKDSLSMQPTDEDPYEGARELVEITLKKMDHDHDGRLSFDDFEKSVREENLLLEAFGNCLPDTESIETFEQNVFQKK from the exons ATGTCTGCCATGAAGAGAAAGTCGCTCCACACTCTGGCAGAAACTCTGTCTAAACAAGTGCAGCACT TCAGCAAGACAGAGGTGGAGGCTCTGATCGGACTGTACCATGACCTGCTGGGGGAGTCAGCTGCTCCGGGCAGAGCAGTCACAGGTCTGGACAGAAGCAAGTTCAGGAATTTCCTGTTCAAAACGTTCGAGATGACTGATAGCATGATCATGGACGAAG TCTTCAGGACATTTGACAAAGACAACGACAGCTTCATCAGTAAGAAAGAGTGGGTCGAGGGACTTTCTGTTTTACTCCGAGGGACCTTGGAggaaaaaattaaat ACTGCTTCCATGTGTACGACTTGAACGGTGACTACTACATCTCAAaggaggaaatgtttcacaTGCTGAAGGACAGCCTCTCCATGCAGCCCACAGATGAGGACCCTTACGAGGGAGCCAGAGAACTGGTGGAGATCACACTCAAGAAGATG GACCATGACCACGATGGGCGGTTGTCATTTGACGACTTTGAGAAGTCAGTGAGAGAAGAGAATCTGTTACTTGAAGCTTTTGGAAACTGCCTCCCTGACACCGAG AGTATTGAGACATTTGAACAGAATGTATTTCAGAAGAAGTGA
- the rbm48 gene encoding RNA-binding protein 48, whose translation MAASSGSSSSCWDTPEVYKHHEQRKVCISRPKYREGRNAKAVKVYTINLESTYLMVQGVPAIGVMTELIQRCALYGAVEEYRPLDEYPAEEFTEVYLVKFQRLASARAAKRHMDEKSFYGGVLHVCYVPEYESVEDTKLKLQDRRRYIMRAARNKVREKEQKEAGKEEPTTSNTATTSEKIISRHDRRPDNDNTGENLNLSHYSGFPLLPLPPQECHYYGHKNQHGTVPTEDKMGTLHNAIIDTRQEPAQDLSFSQTSSDRDTELRLTPDQAPAVRFVPRTTNLENRKRKIQASQTQTAVSGKNEPLIGPKLPEPPKLNMEDESLNKTVSLIRNTMKQVESVPVVKPVEKKMKPRRRI comes from the exons ATGGCGGCATCTTCAGGAAGCAGTTCAAGCTGTTGGGACACTCCGGAGGTTTATAAACACCACGAACAGAGAAAAGTTTGTATTTCTAGACCCAAGTACCGAGAGGGAAGAAACGCCAAAGCAGTAAAG GTGTACACCATCAATTTAGAGTCCACGTACCTGATGGTCCAAGGAGTCCCCGCCATCGGAGTGATGACGGAGCTGATCCAGCGATGTGCCCTGTACGGAGCTGTGGAGGAGTACAGGCCCCTGGATGAGTATCCTGCTGAGGAATTCACGGAGGTCTACCTGGTCAAGTTCCAGAGACTCGCCAGTGCCAG agcagCCAAACGACACATGGATGAGAAGAGTTTCTATGGCGGTGTTCTCCATGTGTGCTACGTCCCAGAATATGAAAGTGTGGAAGACACCAAGTTAAAACTGCAGGACCGAAGGAGATACATAATGAGGGCTGCTCGGAATAAAG tgagagaaaaggaaCAGAAGGAGGCAGGAAAGGAGGAGCCCACAACATCAAACACAGCCACCACATCAGAGAAGATCATCTCCAGACACGATCGAAGGCCTGACAATGATAATACAGGAGAGAATTTAAACTTAAGCCATTATTCAGGCTTTCCCTTACTGCCATTACCTCCCCAGGAATGCCATTATTATGGACATAAAAATCAACATGGGACTGTACCAACAGAAGATAAAATGGGAACATTACACAATGCCATAATTGACACGAGACAGGAGCCAGCGCAGGATTTAAGTTTCAGTCAAACCTcttcagacagagacacagaactCAGACTGACTCCAGATCAGGCTCCTGCAGTCAGATTTGTCCCGAGGACTACAAACCTGGAGAACAGGAAACGCAAAATACAAGCAAGCCAAACACAGACAGCTGTTTCTGGGAAAAATGAGCCTTTGATTGGTCCAAAGCTACCTGAACCACCTAAACTAAACATGGAGGATGAATCGCTGAACAAAACAGTCAGCCTCATCAGGAACACAATGAAACAG GTGGAATCAGTTCCTGTTGTCAAACCAGTGGAGAAAAAGATGAAACCACGTCGTCGGATTTGA
- the LOC138405845 gene encoding calaxin-like → MSQISALQRKSILSLAETLCKQVRHFSKTEVVDLIELYYELLGESAAPGKAVKGLDRSKFRYFLFKTFDMTDSMIMDRVFRTFDKDDDGFISKKEWVEGLSVLLRGTLEEKMKYCFHVYDLKDDNYISKEEMFQMLKDSLIIQPTDEDPYEGARELVEITLKKMDHDQDGRLSFDDFEKSVREENLLLEAFGNCLPDTQSIETFEQNVFHKQVQ, encoded by the exons ATGTCACAAATATCTGCTTTGCAGAGAAAGTCGATCCTTTCTCTGGCAGAAACTCTCTGTAAACAAGTGAGGCACT TCAGCAAGACAGAGGTGGTGGATTTGATCGAACTGTACTATGAGCTGCTGGGGGAGTCAGCTGCACCGGGCAAAGCAGTCAAAGGTCTGGACAGAAGCAAGTTCAGGTATTTCCTGTTCAAAACGTTCGACATGACTGACAGCATGATCATGGACAGAG TCTTCAGGACATTTGACAAAGACGACGACGGCTTCATCAGTAAGAAAGAGTGGGTCGAGGGACTTTCTGTTTTACTCCGAGGGACCTtggaggaaaaaatgaaat ACTGCTTCCATGTGTACGACTTGAAAGATGACAATTACATCTCGAAGGAGGAAATGTTTCAGATGCTGAAGGACAGCCTCATCATTCAGCCCACAGATGAGGACCCTTACGAGGGAGCCAGAGAACTGGTGGAGATCACACTCAAGAAGATG GACCATGACCAAGATGGGCGGTTGTCATTTGACGACTTTGAGAAGTCAGTGAGAGAAGAGAATCTGTTACTTGAAGCTTTTGGAAACTGCCTCCCTGACACCCAG agtATTGAGACATTTGAGCAGAATGTATTTCATAAACAAGTGCAGTGA
- the pex1 gene encoding peroxisomal ATPase PEX1 isoform X2, with product MFSNQGIQPVTVVFNNTKNCFLHLPSKLITHLSLNENQALELSWGHGSPLYLSWTLNRTSSSYDSHKVELCRQLGEKLGLRDGEQGFLKPCHQVSSVHQVFVEPLSSDDWEILELHSAALEQQLLDQIRVVFQDAVFPVWVDSHTAIYIRIASLSPSVPYGRLEQFTELVVSPKSRAEISDLSGSPARSSMESNLHREQNMDLYSSSSRQSLENNAHVPQSHQWGGIADLRSLLRYMIKGTYDPIKESPPVPGIPSIFTDSIYRVCGTPPDSLCTISHVSTSVIHLFPWRDGLNTGFIGGQSLVTYGLLSKVTSPKETRDRVKEAMEKKKNTGVTKNDTTNDMVGDDKKEEAVRVVYHCVEKLSGKQSSHRKGEIHSGKVWIPQPLAARLNISPHSVVRIKPVKSSIKVAAAICLQPLKPLSEEDDEGIQTAFLGWLHTQSHEPLACLTARSGTILLHGTDAKLEFALTVLKPEAASDPPDQLFLLAHTLIKKEDIQVHRESVTMPALKDVAETPNPELPSLSILGGIDELNRTGFEFISHCLLGTPLSRELCTTGQGLQGGALLITGAKGSGKSTLSRALCKKAREVLDAHVEVVDCRKLQGKRAESVRQMLKDIFEQAEWRQPSVVLLDDLDQVTGAPTSPEHEQGPEALMQQHIAQSLKDVVDEVLVHSSLVCLIITSQSERSLHPSLTEVQGSHFIQGFVNIQPPDQAQRAEILRHLILRKSGLSEETLQILDLGAVAKETEGYAPQDLALLLERAVHANTVQRGHSDQGVFLSWSDFAQALKGFTPPSLWGVDLHIPSGTGLERVGGLREVRQQLMDTILLPAKYPILFSNLPIRHRSGILLYGAPGTGKTLLARAVAKESGMNFISIKGPELLSKYIGASEQGVRDVFQRAQAAKPCILFFDEFDSLAPRRGHDSTGVTDRVVNQLLTQLDGVEGLQGVYVLAATSRPDLIDPAVLRPGRLDKSLYCPPPDLESRVEILRALSSGVPLAADVDLEQLAAVTEQFTGADLKALLYNAQLEAIHNSLGTSTPHELTCGSDSDMSLSSMIFPNNISGSEDSVGEGDPAAGLDQSMVLLEPDEIQVENRHHRSNIWRLYFGSSDESELGISPISGLNSQCVSGPSSMTQDCIGASACDPGGSLTPAYMSSLHSGFEELSPEQLERLQQDINSIKNNYRRANEECPRVHSASTQPGLLLCLAHVNSALAATRPSLSKSDWNRYTKLYESFGGSGDGKSLHSVTFKPGQRVTLA from the exons ATGTTTAGTAACCAGGGCATTCAACCGGtgactgttgtttttaacaacacaaaaaactgcTTCCTTCACCTCCCATCGAAGCTGATAACACATCTCTCCCTGAACGAG AACCAAGCCTTGGAGTTGTCCTGGGGCCATGGGTCTCCACTCTACCTCAGTTGGACACTAAACAGAACCTCCTCCAGCTATGACAGCCATAAAGTGGAGCTGTGTCGGCAACTAGGAGAAAAGTTGGGGCTGAGAGATGGAGAGCAG GGCTTCCTGAAACCATGTCACCAGGTCTCATCAGTGCATCAAGTATTTGTGGAGCCTCTGTCATCTGATGACTGGGAGATCCTG GAGCTTCACAGTGCTGcgctggagcagcagctgttaGATCAGATCAGAGTGGTGTTCCAAGATGCTGTCTTTCCTGTGTGGGTGGACAGCCACACAGCCATCTACATCCGAATAG CATCACTTTCGCCATCTGTGCCCTATGGTCGCCTGGAGCAGTTCACAGAGCTAGTTGTGTCCCCGAAGAGCCGTGCTGAAATTAGTGACCTCAGTGGTTCTCCAGCGAGGAGCAGCATGGAATCGAATCTTCACAGAGAGCAGAACATGGATCTCTATTCATCCTCCTCCAGACAGTCTTTAGAAAATAATGCTCATGTCCCTCAAAGCCACCAGTGGGGTGGCATTGCTGACCTGAGGAGCCTCCTGCGCTATATGATAAAGGGCACTTATGACCCAATTAAAGAATCACCACCTGTCCCTGGCATCCCTTCCATCTTTACTGACTCTATCTACAGAGTATGTGGCACACCTCCCGACTCCCTTTGCACCATAAGCCACGTTTCAACCAgtgttattcatttatttccatgGAGGGATGGACTAAATACTGGATTCATTGGAGGCCAGTCTCTAGTGACATATGGTCTGCTCTCCAAAGTTACTTCTCCTAAAGAAACAAGGGACAGAGTTAAGGAAGCcatggagaaaaagaagaacacaGGGGTTACTAAAAATGATACGACAAATGATATGGTGGGTGAcgacaaaaaagaagaagcgGTCAGGGTGGTGTACCATTGTGTTGAGAAACTATCCGGCAAACAAAGCAGTCACAGAAAGGGAGAGATCCACAGTGGAAAAGTATGG ATCCCACAGCCCCTGGCCGCCAGGCTGAATATCAGCCCACATTCGGTGGTTAGAATTAAGCCAGTAAAATCAAGTATCAAAGTGGCCGCCGCTATTTGTCTACAGCCTCTGAAACCACTG TCTGAGGAGGACGATGAGGGGATCCAGACAGCTTTCCTCGGTTGGCTGCACACTCAGAGTCATGAACCTTTAGCCTGTCTGACTGCACGGTCTGGCACCATCCTCCTACATGGAACTGATG CAAAGTTAGAGTTCGCTTTAACTGTACTGAAACCAGAAGCAGCAAGTGATCCTCCTGACCAGCTATTTTTACTGGCACACACCCTCATTAAGAAAGAAGACATACAG GTACACAGAGAGTCAGTAACCATGCCAGCTTTGAAAGATGTAGCCGAAACACCAAATCCAGAGCTTCCCTCCCTCAGTATCCTCGG TGGGATTGATGAGCTTAATAGAACTGGATTTGAGTTCATCTCTCACTGCCTTCTGGGTACTCCCCTTTCACGAGAGCTTTGTACCACTGGTCAGGGTCTCCAAGGAGGAGCTCTACTCATCACTGGTGCAAAG GGCAGTGGAAAGAGCACTCTATCCAGAGCCCTCTGCAAAAAAGCGAGAGAAGTTTTGGATGCACATGTGGAGGTGGTGGACTGCAGAAAGCTACAAG GCAAAAGGGCAGAAAGTGTGAGACAGATGCTGAAGGACATTTTTGAACAGGCAGAGTGgaggcagccttcagttgttcTTCTTGATGACCTGGATCAAGTAACAGGGGCACCAACCTCACCAGAACATGAGCAGGGACCCGAGGCGCTGATGCAACAGCACATTGCTCAGA GTCTAAAGGATGTGGTGGATGAGGTGCTGGTTCACTCCAGCCTGGTGTGTCTAATCATCACCAGCCAGAGTGAGCGCTCTCTCCACCCCTCGCTGACTGAAGTGCAGGGGTCCCACTTCATCCAGGGATTTGTAAACATCCAGCCACCAGACCAG gcacagagagcagagatCCTGCGGCATCTCATTCTCAGAAAGTCTGGTCTGTCTGAGGAGACCTTACAGATTCTCGACCTGGGGGCTGTTGCCAAGGAGACGGAGGGTTACGCACCTCAAGACTTGGCCCTGCTGTTAGAGCGAGCTGTCCACGCTAACACAGTACAAAGAGGACACAGCGATCAGG GTGTGTTTCTATCGTGGAGTGACTTTGCGCAGGCTCTTAAAGGGTTCACGCCTCCCTCTCTGTGGGGGGTAGACCTCCACATTCCAAGTGGAACTGGGCTGGAGAGGGTGGGAGGGCTGAGAGAGGTGCGGCAGCAGCTAATGGACACAATACTGCTCCCTGCGAAG TATCCCATCCTCTTCTCCAATCTTCCTATCCGCCATCGCTCAGGAATATTGTTGTATGGAGCTCCTGGTACAGGGAAAACCCTGCTGGCCAGGGCTGTGGCCAAAGAGAGTGGCATGAACTTCATCAGCATCAAG GGACCTGAACTTCTGAGTAAGTACATCGGAGCCAGTGAGCAGGGAGTCCGGGATGTTTTCCAGAG GGCACAAGCAGCCAAGCCGTGCATCCTGTTCTTCGATGAGTTTGACTCTTTAGCCCCCAGGAGGGGCCACGACAGCACAGGAGTAACTGACCGTGTGGTGAACCAGCTCCTCACCCAGTTGGATGGGGTGGAGGGACTGCAGG gtgtgtatgtgcttgCAGCCACCAGCCGCCCAGATCTGATTGACCCAGCCGTGCTGAGACCTGGACGACTGGACAAGTCCCTTTACTGCCCCCCTCCTGACCTG GAGTCTCGTGTGGAGATCCTCAGGGCTCTGAGTAGTGGTGTTCCCCTGGCTGCTGATGTGGACCTGGAGCAGCTGGCAGCAGTGACAGAGCAGTTCACAGGGGCAGACCTGAAGGCCCTGCTCTACAACGCACAGCTGGAGGCCATCCACAACAGCCTGGGCACTAGCACACCGCAT GAGCTGACCTGCGGCTCAGACAGCGACATGAGTCTGTCCTCCATGATCTTCCCCAACAACATCAGCGGCTCAGAGGATTCAGTCGGGGAGGGAGACCCAGCCGCGGGTTTGGACCAGTCCATGGTTCTGCTGGAGCCCGATGAGATCCAAGTAGAAAACAGACACCATCGCAGCAACATCTGGAGACTCTACTTTGGAAGCTCCGACGAGTCAGAGCTGGGGATTTCACCGATTTCAGGACTG aactctcagtgtgtctctggaCCCAGTTCTATGACCCAGGACTGTATAGGGGCATCAGCTTGTGACCCCGGTGGCTCTCTCACTCCTGCTTacatgtcctccctccacagTGGATTTGAAGAGCTGAGCCCGGAGCAGTTGGAGCGCTTACAACAAGACATTAACAGCATCAAGAACAACTACAGGAGAGCCAAT gaGGAGTGTCCCCGGGTCCATTCAGCCTCCACCCAACCGGGCCTGTTGCTGTGTTTGGCTCATGTGAACTCTGCCCTGGCTGCGACCCGACCGTCTCTCAGCAAGTCCGACTGGAACAGATACACAAAACT gtatGAAAGCTTTGGCGGCTCAGGAGACGGAAAATCTCTTCACTCTGTCACATTTAAGCCTGGACAACGTGTCACTTTAGCttga
- the pex1 gene encoding peroxisomal ATPase PEX1 isoform X1: protein MFSNQGIQPVTVVFNNTKNCFLHLPSKLITHLSLNENQALELSWGHGSPLYLSWTLNRTSSSYDSHKVELCRQLGEKLGLRDGEQGFLKPCHQVSSVHQVFVEPLSSDDWEILELHSAALEQQLLDQIRVVFQDAVFPVWVDSHTAIYIRIASLSPSVPYGRLEQFTELVVSPKSRAEISDLSGSPARSSMESNLHREQNMDLYSSSSRQSLENNAHVPQSHQWGGIADLRSLLRYMIKGTYDPIKESPPVPGIPSIFTDSIYRVCGTPPDSLCTISHVSTSVIHLFPWRDGLNTGFIGGQSLVTYGLLSKVTSPKETRDRVKEAMEKKKNTGVTKNDTTNDMVGDDKKEEAVRVVYHCVEKLSGKQSSHRKGEIHSGKVWIPQPLAARLNISPHSVVRIKPVKSSIKVAAAICLQPLKPLSEEDDEGIQTAFLGWLHTQSHEPLACLTARSGTILLHGTDAKLEFALTVLKPEAASDPPDQLFLLAHTLIKKEDIQVHRESVTMPALKDVAETPNPELPSLSILGGIDELNRTGFEFISHCLLGTPLSRELCTTGQGLQGGALLITGAKGSGKSTLSRALCKKAREVLDAHVEVVDCRKLQGKRAESVRQMLKDIFEQAEWRQPSVVLLDDLDQVTGAPTSPEHEQGPEALMQQHIAQSLKDVVDEVLVHSSLVCLIITSQSERSLHPSLTEVQGSHFIQGFVNIQPPDQAQRAEILRHLILRKSGLSEETLQILDLGAVAKETEGYAPQDLALLLERAVHANTVQRGHSDQGVFLSWSDFAQALKGFTPPSLWGVDLHIPSGTGLERVGGLREVRQQLMDTILLPAKYPILFSNLPIRHRSGILLYGAPGTGKTLLARAVAKESGMNFISIKGPELLSKYIGASEQGVRDVFQRAQAAKPCILFFDEFDSLAPRRGHDSTGVTDRVVNQLLTQLDGVEGLQGVYVLAATSRPDLIDPAVLRPGRLDKSLYCPPPDLESRVEILRALSSGVPLAADVDLEQLAAVTEQFTGADLKALLYNAQLEAIHNSLGTSTPHELTCGSDSDMSLSSMIFPNNISGSEDSVGEGDPAAGLDQSMVLLEPDEIQVENRHHRSNIWRLYFGSSDESELGISPISGLNSQCVSGPSSMTQDCIGASACDPGGSLTPAYMSSLHSGFEELSPEQLERLQQDINSIKNNYRRANECPRVHSASTQPGLLLCLAHVNSALAATRPSLSKSDWNRYTKLYESFGGSGDGKSLHSVTFKPGQRVTLA from the exons ATGTTTAGTAACCAGGGCATTCAACCGGtgactgttgtttttaacaacacaaaaaactgcTTCCTTCACCTCCCATCGAAGCTGATAACACATCTCTCCCTGAACGAG AACCAAGCCTTGGAGTTGTCCTGGGGCCATGGGTCTCCACTCTACCTCAGTTGGACACTAAACAGAACCTCCTCCAGCTATGACAGCCATAAAGTGGAGCTGTGTCGGCAACTAGGAGAAAAGTTGGGGCTGAGAGATGGAGAGCAG GGCTTCCTGAAACCATGTCACCAGGTCTCATCAGTGCATCAAGTATTTGTGGAGCCTCTGTCATCTGATGACTGGGAGATCCTG GAGCTTCACAGTGCTGcgctggagcagcagctgttaGATCAGATCAGAGTGGTGTTCCAAGATGCTGTCTTTCCTGTGTGGGTGGACAGCCACACAGCCATCTACATCCGAATAG CATCACTTTCGCCATCTGTGCCCTATGGTCGCCTGGAGCAGTTCACAGAGCTAGTTGTGTCCCCGAAGAGCCGTGCTGAAATTAGTGACCTCAGTGGTTCTCCAGCGAGGAGCAGCATGGAATCGAATCTTCACAGAGAGCAGAACATGGATCTCTATTCATCCTCCTCCAGACAGTCTTTAGAAAATAATGCTCATGTCCCTCAAAGCCACCAGTGGGGTGGCATTGCTGACCTGAGGAGCCTCCTGCGCTATATGATAAAGGGCACTTATGACCCAATTAAAGAATCACCACCTGTCCCTGGCATCCCTTCCATCTTTACTGACTCTATCTACAGAGTATGTGGCACACCTCCCGACTCCCTTTGCACCATAAGCCACGTTTCAACCAgtgttattcatttatttccatgGAGGGATGGACTAAATACTGGATTCATTGGAGGCCAGTCTCTAGTGACATATGGTCTGCTCTCCAAAGTTACTTCTCCTAAAGAAACAAGGGACAGAGTTAAGGAAGCcatggagaaaaagaagaacacaGGGGTTACTAAAAATGATACGACAAATGATATGGTGGGTGAcgacaaaaaagaagaagcgGTCAGGGTGGTGTACCATTGTGTTGAGAAACTATCCGGCAAACAAAGCAGTCACAGAAAGGGAGAGATCCACAGTGGAAAAGTATGG ATCCCACAGCCCCTGGCCGCCAGGCTGAATATCAGCCCACATTCGGTGGTTAGAATTAAGCCAGTAAAATCAAGTATCAAAGTGGCCGCCGCTATTTGTCTACAGCCTCTGAAACCACTG TCTGAGGAGGACGATGAGGGGATCCAGACAGCTTTCCTCGGTTGGCTGCACACTCAGAGTCATGAACCTTTAGCCTGTCTGACTGCACGGTCTGGCACCATCCTCCTACATGGAACTGATG CAAAGTTAGAGTTCGCTTTAACTGTACTGAAACCAGAAGCAGCAAGTGATCCTCCTGACCAGCTATTTTTACTGGCACACACCCTCATTAAGAAAGAAGACATACAG GTACACAGAGAGTCAGTAACCATGCCAGCTTTGAAAGATGTAGCCGAAACACCAAATCCAGAGCTTCCCTCCCTCAGTATCCTCGG TGGGATTGATGAGCTTAATAGAACTGGATTTGAGTTCATCTCTCACTGCCTTCTGGGTACTCCCCTTTCACGAGAGCTTTGTACCACTGGTCAGGGTCTCCAAGGAGGAGCTCTACTCATCACTGGTGCAAAG GGCAGTGGAAAGAGCACTCTATCCAGAGCCCTCTGCAAAAAAGCGAGAGAAGTTTTGGATGCACATGTGGAGGTGGTGGACTGCAGAAAGCTACAAG GCAAAAGGGCAGAAAGTGTGAGACAGATGCTGAAGGACATTTTTGAACAGGCAGAGTGgaggcagccttcagttgttcTTCTTGATGACCTGGATCAAGTAACAGGGGCACCAACCTCACCAGAACATGAGCAGGGACCCGAGGCGCTGATGCAACAGCACATTGCTCAGA GTCTAAAGGATGTGGTGGATGAGGTGCTGGTTCACTCCAGCCTGGTGTGTCTAATCATCACCAGCCAGAGTGAGCGCTCTCTCCACCCCTCGCTGACTGAAGTGCAGGGGTCCCACTTCATCCAGGGATTTGTAAACATCCAGCCACCAGACCAG gcacagagagcagagatCCTGCGGCATCTCATTCTCAGAAAGTCTGGTCTGTCTGAGGAGACCTTACAGATTCTCGACCTGGGGGCTGTTGCCAAGGAGACGGAGGGTTACGCACCTCAAGACTTGGCCCTGCTGTTAGAGCGAGCTGTCCACGCTAACACAGTACAAAGAGGACACAGCGATCAGG GTGTGTTTCTATCGTGGAGTGACTTTGCGCAGGCTCTTAAAGGGTTCACGCCTCCCTCTCTGTGGGGGGTAGACCTCCACATTCCAAGTGGAACTGGGCTGGAGAGGGTGGGAGGGCTGAGAGAGGTGCGGCAGCAGCTAATGGACACAATACTGCTCCCTGCGAAG TATCCCATCCTCTTCTCCAATCTTCCTATCCGCCATCGCTCAGGAATATTGTTGTATGGAGCTCCTGGTACAGGGAAAACCCTGCTGGCCAGGGCTGTGGCCAAAGAGAGTGGCATGAACTTCATCAGCATCAAG GGACCTGAACTTCTGAGTAAGTACATCGGAGCCAGTGAGCAGGGAGTCCGGGATGTTTTCCAGAG GGCACAAGCAGCCAAGCCGTGCATCCTGTTCTTCGATGAGTTTGACTCTTTAGCCCCCAGGAGGGGCCACGACAGCACAGGAGTAACTGACCGTGTGGTGAACCAGCTCCTCACCCAGTTGGATGGGGTGGAGGGACTGCAGG gtgtgtatgtgcttgCAGCCACCAGCCGCCCAGATCTGATTGACCCAGCCGTGCTGAGACCTGGACGACTGGACAAGTCCCTTTACTGCCCCCCTCCTGACCTG GAGTCTCGTGTGGAGATCCTCAGGGCTCTGAGTAGTGGTGTTCCCCTGGCTGCTGATGTGGACCTGGAGCAGCTGGCAGCAGTGACAGAGCAGTTCACAGGGGCAGACCTGAAGGCCCTGCTCTACAACGCACAGCTGGAGGCCATCCACAACAGCCTGGGCACTAGCACACCGCAT GAGCTGACCTGCGGCTCAGACAGCGACATGAGTCTGTCCTCCATGATCTTCCCCAACAACATCAGCGGCTCAGAGGATTCAGTCGGGGAGGGAGACCCAGCCGCGGGTTTGGACCAGTCCATGGTTCTGCTGGAGCCCGATGAGATCCAAGTAGAAAACAGACACCATCGCAGCAACATCTGGAGACTCTACTTTGGAAGCTCCGACGAGTCAGAGCTGGGGATTTCACCGATTTCAGGACTG aactctcagtgtgtctctggaCCCAGTTCTATGACCCAGGACTGTATAGGGGCATCAGCTTGTGACCCCGGTGGCTCTCTCACTCCTGCTTacatgtcctccctccacagTGGATTTGAAGAGCTGAGCCCGGAGCAGTTGGAGCGCTTACAACAAGACATTAACAGCATCAAGAACAACTACAGGAGAGCCAAT GAGTGTCCCCGGGTCCATTCAGCCTCCACCCAACCGGGCCTGTTGCTGTGTTTGGCTCATGTGAACTCTGCCCTGGCTGCGACCCGACCGTCTCTCAGCAAGTCCGACTGGAACAGATACACAAAACT gtatGAAAGCTTTGGCGGCTCAGGAGACGGAAAATCTCTTCACTCTGTCACATTTAAGCCTGGACAACGTGTCACTTTAGCttga